In Glycine max cultivar Williams 82 chromosome 7, Glycine_max_v4.0, whole genome shotgun sequence, a single window of DNA contains:
- the LOC121175189 gene encoding secreted RxLR effector protein 161-like, which translates to MGVNTRPDIAFVVGVLGRYLSNLGMQHWKAAKRMMCYLKRTKGYMLTYQKSENLEIIGYSDSDFAGCQDRKCSTSRYIFMLAGGAISWKSAKHTLIASSTMVAEFIACFEASNHGI; encoded by the coding sequence ATGGGAGTAAATACTCGTCCCGATATAGCATTTGTAGTAGGAGTTCTTGGCAGATATTTGAGTAATCTTGGAATGCAGCATTGGAAAGCAGCAAAACGTATGATGTGTTACctaaagagaacaaaaggatACATGCTCACTTATCAAAAGTCTGAGAATTTGGAGATCATTGGGTATTCAGACTCTGATTTTGCTGGATGTCAAGATAGAAAATGCTCCACATCTAGATACATATTTATGTTGGCGGGAGGAGCTATCTCTTGGAAGTCTGCTAAACATACTCTTATAGCTTCTTCGACCATGGTCGCGGAGTTCATTGCTTGTTTTGAGGCATCCAACCATGGAATATGA
- the LOC102659677 gene encoding putative glycine-rich cell wall structural protein 1, translated as MEPLVIFIIVVVCMFTFVVVFTLCQVAAGRQAFGSGGGGGGGGFGHHNHHHHSHHGGMMGGIIGSGACGGGGGGGGGGGGVSVASVANISAEVNNISMLNVTNFKV; from the exons ATGGAACCGTTAGTGATATTTATCATAGTAGTTGTCTGCATGTTCACCTTCGTTGTAGTATTTACATTGTGCCAAGTGGCTGCTGGAAGGCAAGCATTTggaagtggtggtggtggcggcgGCGGTGGTTTTGGCCACCACAACCACCATCATCATTCTCATCACGGTGGAATGATGGGTGGGATTATTGGCAGTGGAGCTTGTGGTGGCGGAGGAGGAGGTGGGGGTGGTGGAGGTggag tttcTGTTGCTAGTGTTGCAAATATATCTGCTGAAGTGAACAATATCTCTATGCTGAATGTGACAAATTTTAAGGTCTAG